The following proteins come from a genomic window of Microbacterium sulfonylureivorans:
- a CDS encoding PadR family transcriptional regulator: MSVRQSLLAILDQGPCYGYQLRAEFDRRTGSTWPLNVGQIYNTLDRLERDGLVAKGDVDEQGHVYWEITDAGAAEVREWLASPVQRGQGTRDELAIKLAVAATLPGVDVTGIIQTQRRASLGQLQELNRAKYAGSNPDGPEELAWSLVVDSMIFTAEAEVRWLDHTEQRLALHPGHAMALELSTDRPKRGRPAKAEASDSPVGETIEAAR; encoded by the coding sequence ATGTCGGTGAGACAGAGCCTTCTGGCCATCCTCGATCAGGGGCCGTGCTACGGCTATCAGCTCCGAGCGGAGTTCGACCGCCGCACCGGGTCGACCTGGCCGCTCAACGTCGGCCAGATCTACAACACCCTCGACCGGCTCGAGCGCGACGGACTCGTCGCGAAGGGCGACGTCGACGAGCAGGGTCATGTGTACTGGGAGATCACGGATGCCGGAGCCGCCGAGGTGCGGGAGTGGCTCGCCTCCCCCGTCCAGCGCGGCCAGGGCACCCGCGACGAGCTCGCCATCAAGCTGGCGGTCGCCGCGACCCTCCCCGGCGTCGACGTGACGGGCATCATCCAGACGCAGCGGCGCGCGTCGCTCGGCCAGCTGCAGGAGCTCAACCGGGCCAAGTACGCGGGGTCGAACCCCGACGGTCCGGAGGAGCTCGCCTGGTCGCTCGTCGTCGACTCGATGATCTTCACGGCCGAGGCGGAGGTGCGCTGGCTCGACCACACCGAGCAGCGCCTCGCCCTCCACCCCGGGCACGCGATGGCGCTCGAGCTGTCCACCGATCGCCCCAAGCGCGGCCGGCCGGCGAAGGCCGAGGCATCCGACTCCCCCGTCGGCGAGACGATCGAGGCCGCCCGGTGA
- a CDS encoding PadR family transcriptional regulator has translation MYPADRVQTNLRKGVLEWCALAVIRSGDVYGRDLAHTLAGLGLLASEGSLYPLLSRLRESGWVETRWAESDAGPPRRYYRITPEGRDAVAGFEDSWRALSTSVESALGRTTDG, from the coding sequence ATGTATCCGGCCGACCGCGTGCAGACGAACCTCCGCAAGGGGGTTCTCGAGTGGTGCGCGCTGGCGGTGATCCGCAGCGGCGACGTGTACGGCCGCGATCTCGCTCACACCCTCGCCGGGCTCGGCCTGCTCGCCAGCGAGGGCTCGCTCTATCCGCTGCTGTCGCGACTGCGCGAGTCGGGCTGGGTCGAGACGCGGTGGGCGGAGTCGGATGCCGGTCCCCCGCGTCGGTATTACCGCATCACCCCCGAGGGCCGCGACGCGGTCGCCGGTTTCGAGGACAGCTGGCGCGCCCTGTCGACCTCGGTCGAGAGCGCGCTGGGAAGGACGACCGATGGCTGA
- a CDS encoding DEAD/DEAH box helicase: MTFSDLGLGDAVLKALRDVGYETPSAIQAATIPPLIAGRDVVGLAQTGTGKTAAFALPIIDRLDLSQKNPQALVLAPTRELALQVCEAFEKYAAHLKGVHVLPVYGGQGYGVQLSALRRGVHIVVGTPGRIMDHLDKGTLDLSELTYLVLDEADEMLKMGFAEDVETILAETPDTKQVALFSATMPATIRRMSQQYLHDPEEITVKTKTTTSATITQRYLIVSFQQKMDALTRILEVENFDGMIVFGRTKSVTEEIAEKLRARGYSAAAINGDVAQVQRERTVNQLKSGKLDILVATDVAARGLDVERISHVVNFDIPTDTESYVHRIGRTGRAGRSGDAISFVTPRERGLVRAIERATRQDLTEMKLPSVDEVNVTRLTRFDDRITAALGESERIDRFRDIIAHYVRNHDVPEVDVAAALAVVAQGESPLLLEAEPERPRYEPRERDDRERGGRFDRDDRGDRPERRPRTAREGMATYRIAVGKRHRVEPRQIVGALANEGGLRRDDFGAIQIRPDFSLVELPADLPRGTLEKLSDTRISGRLIELRLDTGGPGRRREDDDRGPRKPRYKNPRYDD, encoded by the coding sequence ATGACGTTCTCCGACCTCGGACTGGGCGACGCAGTGCTCAAGGCCCTGCGCGACGTGGGGTACGAGACCCCCTCCGCCATCCAGGCCGCCACCATTCCGCCGCTCATCGCGGGCCGCGACGTCGTCGGCCTCGCGCAGACCGGAACCGGCAAGACCGCCGCGTTCGCGCTGCCCATCATCGACCGGCTCGACCTGTCGCAGAAGAACCCGCAGGCACTCGTGCTCGCGCCGACGCGCGAGCTCGCCCTGCAGGTGTGCGAGGCGTTCGAGAAGTACGCGGCGCACCTGAAGGGCGTGCACGTTCTCCCCGTCTACGGCGGTCAGGGCTACGGCGTGCAGCTGTCGGCGCTGCGCCGCGGCGTCCACATCGTCGTCGGCACGCCCGGCCGCATCATGGACCACCTCGACAAGGGCACGCTCGACCTGTCGGAGCTGACCTACCTCGTGCTCGACGAGGCCGACGAGATGCTCAAGATGGGCTTCGCCGAGGACGTCGAGACGATCCTCGCCGAGACTCCGGACACGAAACAGGTCGCTCTCTTCTCCGCGACGATGCCGGCCACGATCCGCCGCATGTCGCAGCAGTACCTGCACGACCCCGAAGAGATCACGGTCAAGACGAAGACCACGACCTCGGCGACCATCACGCAGCGGTACCTCATCGTGTCGTTCCAGCAGAAGATGGACGCGCTCACCCGCATCCTCGAGGTCGAGAACTTCGACGGCATGATCGTCTTCGGCCGCACCAAGAGCGTCACCGAGGAGATCGCCGAGAAGCTCCGCGCCCGCGGCTATTCCGCTGCCGCGATCAACGGCGACGTCGCCCAGGTGCAGCGCGAGCGCACAGTCAACCAGCTGAAGTCGGGCAAGCTCGACATCCTGGTGGCGACGGATGTCGCGGCCCGAGGCCTCGACGTCGAACGCATCTCGCACGTCGTCAACTTCGACATCCCCACCGACACCGAGTCGTACGTGCACCGCATCGGCCGAACCGGCCGTGCCGGGCGGTCGGGCGACGCGATCAGCTTCGTCACGCCGCGCGAGCGCGGGCTCGTCCGCGCGATCGAGCGCGCGACCCGCCAGGACCTCACCGAGATGAAGCTCCCGAGCGTCGACGAGGTGAACGTCACCCGTCTCACGCGCTTCGACGACCGCATCACGGCCGCGCTCGGCGAGAGCGAGCGCATCGACCGCTTCCGCGACATCATCGCCCACTACGTCCGCAACCACGACGTTCCCGAGGTCGACGTGGCCGCGGCGCTCGCCGTCGTCGCTCAGGGCGAGTCGCCGCTGCTGCTCGAGGCCGAGCCCGAGCGCCCCCGCTACGAGCCGCGTGAGCGCGACGACCGCGAGCGTGGCGGACGCTTCGATCGCGATGACCGCGGCGACCGGCCGGAGCGCCGGCCCCGGACTGCCCGCGAGGGCATGGCGACGTACCGCATCGCGGTCGGCAAGCGTCACCGCGTCGAGCCCCGCCAGATCGTCGGCGCGCTCGCGAACGAGGGCGGCCTCCGCCGCGACGACTTCGGAGCGATCCAGATCCGCCCGGACTTCTCGCTGGTCGAGCTGCCCGCCGACCTGCCCCGGGGCACGCTCGAGAAGCTGTCCGACACCCGCATCTCGGGCCGGCTCATCGAGCTGCGGCTCGACACCGGCGGTCCCGGCCGCCGCCGCGAGGACGACGACCGCGGGCCCCGCAAGCCGCGCTACAAGAATCCTCGCTACGACGACTGA
- a CDS encoding FtsX-like permease family protein, with protein MTATLDAPALVEPGAGTDAAPRRRGGWTRWLVAARLARRQAWRAKGSSALVMLLVFLPVSAMAGGAIFWQSHVPTREQAATLELGRHEAWIEVVGGPDPSRWQAVDQAWEWGVDWDEAGMPANPELPAPADPISVIPPGVTVHELRETGSIYVETATGTGRVGVTSGPVWDAAFAGRFVMLDGTAPREPDEAMVSPGLLARIGADLGDEIHLVDSDRDFTVTGTMRRADTDSAVPELFLPPSAADLVEESRQRWYVEDWQPGLDDVDEMNRAGFIVFAHDLVLNPPAGARTSVYATRSADTIAMLTVGLMVAVFAGYLVVLLAGAAFAVAARRQQRSLAVAGSVGAARSDVFRIVVMQGTALGAVAGVAGVAAGAGLAWLALEVTDRGSVASFWGNWGYNVPWPLLVGIAVFAVLVGTLAAVAPARAASRGDVLGALRGARRPARLRARRPLWGLALMLVGLAATIAGGTALAVLNAADEVDFQGPMWIAGLWGVIAGPVLLQIGVILAGHWILVAVARPLSRWGLAPRIAGRDAAATPSRVVPAFAAIAGCVFVASFALSATALTATANTRGYFFAAPLHSIVVSLGQNGSEHSDALVAAADELVAPTEPRHTVVVQMPGGHEYDSETGEVLDPSAREFGVAAQPTDECPGCGGAAAFFNGQLSIVEERDLEVLLDHDLSDDDLAAFRSGAALTTSPGFTTDDGQIVVTEWTLADRAAYDTAMRKWSGESRSDDLPGPTAVHELEARSVDLGHSHSAQILVSPATAARLGMPTVPVTLVALRDTPLTTEALDRLTAQAEAIRIDDDAWVSVRQENGPDPVTPWLWGILAAAAVLVVGASAVCLGLARFERRPDDATLSAVGGGPALRRNVNAWQAAVIVGIGTVTGAAIGLIPVWGLSQSAATYFDFADTPWLWLAALALALPVAVTAVAWLVPPRHPDLTRRTAIT; from the coding sequence ATGACGGCGACGCTCGACGCTCCCGCTCTCGTCGAGCCCGGGGCGGGAACGGATGCCGCGCCACGGCGCCGCGGCGGATGGACGCGGTGGCTGGTGGCCGCCCGCCTGGCGCGGCGGCAGGCGTGGCGGGCGAAGGGGTCGAGCGCGCTGGTGATGCTGTTGGTCTTCCTTCCGGTATCGGCCATGGCCGGCGGCGCGATCTTCTGGCAGAGCCATGTGCCCACGCGGGAGCAGGCCGCGACGCTGGAACTCGGCCGCCACGAGGCCTGGATCGAGGTGGTGGGTGGGCCCGACCCGAGCCGCTGGCAGGCGGTGGACCAGGCGTGGGAGTGGGGCGTCGACTGGGACGAGGCCGGTATGCCGGCGAATCCCGAACTCCCCGCGCCGGCGGACCCGATATCCGTCATCCCCCCAGGCGTCACCGTCCACGAGCTGCGCGAGACCGGGAGCATCTACGTCGAGACCGCGACCGGGACCGGACGCGTCGGCGTCACCTCCGGACCGGTCTGGGATGCCGCCTTCGCCGGCCGCTTCGTGATGCTCGACGGTACGGCACCACGCGAACCCGACGAGGCGATGGTCTCCCCCGGCCTGCTCGCGCGGATCGGCGCGGACCTCGGCGACGAGATCCACCTCGTAGACAGCGATCGGGACTTCACCGTCACCGGGACGATGCGCCGCGCGGACACCGATTCTGCCGTCCCGGAGCTCTTCCTCCCTCCGAGCGCCGCCGACCTCGTCGAGGAATCACGGCAGCGCTGGTATGTGGAGGACTGGCAACCCGGCCTCGACGATGTGGACGAGATGAACCGCGCCGGCTTCATCGTGTTCGCCCACGACCTGGTCCTCAACCCGCCCGCCGGCGCCCGCACGAGCGTGTACGCGACCCGGTCCGCCGACACGATCGCCATGCTCACGGTCGGCCTCATGGTCGCGGTCTTCGCGGGCTACCTCGTGGTACTACTCGCCGGAGCCGCGTTCGCGGTGGCCGCGCGTCGCCAGCAGCGCTCGCTAGCCGTCGCAGGCAGCGTCGGCGCCGCGCGCAGCGACGTCTTCCGCATCGTCGTAATGCAGGGAACCGCCCTGGGAGCGGTCGCCGGAGTCGCGGGAGTGGCCGCCGGAGCCGGCCTAGCCTGGCTGGCCCTCGAGGTGACCGATCGTGGCTCCGTCGCATCCTTCTGGGGCAACTGGGGCTACAACGTGCCATGGCCGCTGCTCGTCGGCATCGCGGTGTTCGCCGTGCTCGTGGGCACGCTGGCGGCGGTGGCACCGGCCCGAGCGGCCTCACGCGGCGACGTGCTGGGCGCGCTACGCGGAGCCCGTCGCCCGGCGAGGCTGCGCGCTCGGCGGCCATTGTGGGGCCTCGCCCTCATGCTCGTCGGCCTGGCCGCGACCATCGCCGGCGGGACCGCGCTCGCCGTCCTCAATGCCGCAGACGAGGTCGACTTCCAAGGACCCATGTGGATAGCCGGGCTCTGGGGCGTCATCGCCGGACCGGTCCTGCTGCAAATCGGCGTCATCCTCGCCGGGCACTGGATCCTCGTCGCAGTGGCGCGGCCGCTGTCGCGGTGGGGTCTCGCGCCGCGGATCGCAGGGCGGGACGCCGCGGCCACTCCCTCGCGGGTCGTGCCGGCGTTCGCCGCCATCGCCGGCTGCGTGTTCGTCGCGTCGTTCGCGCTGTCTGCGACCGCGCTCACCGCGACGGCCAACACGCGCGGCTACTTCTTCGCGGCTCCGCTGCACAGCATTGTGGTCTCGCTCGGACAGAACGGCAGCGAGCACTCCGATGCGCTCGTGGCCGCAGCGGACGAGCTCGTCGCGCCCACGGAGCCTCGCCACACGGTCGTCGTGCAGATGCCGGGCGGCCACGAATACGACAGCGAAACCGGGGAGGTGCTCGACCCCTCGGCGAGGGAGTTCGGGGTCGCCGCGCAGCCGACGGACGAATGCCCGGGCTGCGGAGGAGCGGCCGCATTCTTCAACGGACAGCTCTCGATCGTGGAAGAACGCGACCTCGAGGTGCTTCTCGACCACGATCTGTCTGACGACGACCTCGCCGCATTCCGCAGCGGCGCCGCGCTCACAACCAGCCCGGGATTCACCACCGACGACGGTCAGATCGTCGTCACCGAGTGGACCCTTGCCGATCGGGCGGCGTACGACACCGCGATGCGGAAGTGGAGCGGGGAGAGCCGCTCGGACGATCTGCCCGGGCCTACGGCGGTGCACGAGCTGGAGGCGCGCAGCGTAGACCTCGGCCACAGCCACAGCGCTCAGATCCTCGTCAGCCCCGCGACGGCCGCGCGGCTGGGCATGCCCACTGTGCCCGTGACGCTCGTCGCCCTCCGGGACACGCCGCTCACGACAGAGGCGCTCGACCGGCTCACCGCACAGGCCGAAGCCATCCGCATCGACGACGACGCTTGGGTGTCCGTCCGTCAGGAGAACGGCCCCGACCCGGTCACCCCGTGGCTGTGGGGCATCCTCGCCGCAGCGGCTGTGCTGGTGGTCGGCGCGAGCGCCGTCTGTCTCGGTCTCGCGCGCTTCGAGCGCCGACCTGACGACGCCACGCTCAGCGCGGTCGGCGGCGGGCCCGCGCTGCGGCGCAACGTCAACGCATGGCAGGCCGCGGTCATCGTAGGCATCGGCACCGTCACGGGCGCCGCGATCGGGCTGATCCCGGTGTGGGGTCTGAGCCAGTCGGCGGCGACCTACTTCGACTTCGCCGACACGCCGTGGCTGTGGCTCGCCGCCCTGGCGCTCGCCCTCCCGGTCGCGGTGACCGCCGTCGCGTGGCTGGTGCCGCCGCGGCATCCGGATCTCACCCGGCGCACCGCGATCACGTGA
- a CDS encoding LpqB family beta-propeller domain-containing protein has protein sequence MTRWRGIPALLVVVLATVLTACTGLPTSGRINYGLGTEDAPDAEEVSFLLPDSPQPGATPEQIVEGFIRAGSGPGLGANWDRAREFLTEDFARDWRPGAGVIVDVLDDRAYSEPEDDVVTMALSAVATVDDGGSYERTAFREQTLPFAMVQENGEWRISSAPDGVVLDEDVFPRVFHRYSVMYFDPSWHYLVPDARWFPTTNAASSVAQALVDGPPSAWLADSVATAFPESVEVVAAVPVTGNVAEVDLNEAALSADPETLDRMYTQLQESLRTANVADVELTIDSVPIDVEPVAVRSTRVPGAPLVQTEEGFGFLTGDALDPIPGLSELVEQFAPVAVQVAPDPVAPDQLLAASRLGTGEVLRLREDETYDQLDARAGLVDPSLDPFGIVWSVPRDQPAAVAAFLPDTTRIDVADAWSGATSISAMAVSRDGTRVAAVVAAGGRNVLWVAGIVRGPEQVPIRLGDPVQLGVVSGSGRGLAWLDDLSVGVLSGDAEGSTVLEQVVGGTSTTSSAAAGMVSIAGGTSLSSARLRAEDGTLYVKRGTGWQPTATGALLLATQQGAPE, from the coding sequence ATGACCCGGTGGCGCGGCATCCCCGCCCTGCTCGTCGTCGTGCTCGCGACGGTCCTGACCGCGTGCACGGGTCTGCCGACGAGCGGCCGGATCAACTACGGCCTCGGAACCGAGGACGCACCCGACGCGGAGGAGGTGTCGTTCCTGCTGCCGGACAGCCCGCAGCCCGGTGCGACACCCGAGCAGATCGTGGAGGGGTTCATCCGCGCCGGTTCGGGTCCGGGCCTCGGCGCGAACTGGGATCGCGCGCGCGAGTTCCTCACCGAGGACTTCGCCCGGGACTGGCGTCCCGGTGCCGGAGTCATCGTCGACGTGCTCGACGACCGCGCGTACAGCGAGCCGGAGGACGATGTCGTCACCATGGCGCTTTCTGCCGTCGCGACCGTCGACGACGGCGGCTCGTACGAGCGCACCGCGTTCCGCGAGCAGACGCTGCCGTTCGCGATGGTGCAGGAGAACGGGGAGTGGCGCATCAGCTCCGCCCCGGACGGCGTCGTGCTCGACGAGGACGTCTTCCCCCGGGTGTTCCACCGGTACTCCGTGATGTACTTCGATCCGTCGTGGCACTATCTCGTCCCCGATGCCCGGTGGTTCCCGACGACCAACGCAGCCAGCAGCGTCGCGCAGGCACTGGTGGACGGCCCGCCGAGCGCCTGGCTCGCCGACTCGGTCGCCACGGCCTTCCCCGAGAGCGTCGAGGTCGTCGCGGCGGTGCCGGTGACCGGCAACGTGGCCGAGGTCGACCTGAACGAGGCCGCGCTCTCCGCCGACCCCGAGACGCTCGACCGCATGTACACGCAGCTGCAGGAGAGCCTCCGGACCGCGAACGTCGCCGACGTCGAGCTGACCATCGACTCCGTGCCGATCGACGTGGAGCCGGTCGCGGTGCGATCGACTCGCGTGCCCGGCGCCCCGCTCGTGCAGACCGAGGAGGGGTTCGGGTTCCTGACCGGCGACGCGCTGGACCCGATTCCCGGCCTGTCCGAGCTCGTCGAGCAGTTCGCACCCGTCGCCGTGCAGGTCGCCCCCGATCCGGTCGCGCCCGATCAGCTCCTGGCCGCCTCACGACTCGGCACCGGCGAGGTGCTGCGCCTGCGGGAGGACGAGACCTACGACCAGCTCGACGCGCGGGCCGGCCTCGTCGACCCGTCGCTCGACCCGTTCGGCATCGTGTGGAGCGTCCCCCGCGACCAGCCGGCGGCGGTCGCCGCGTTCCTGCCCGACACGACCCGCATCGACGTCGCAGATGCCTGGTCGGGGGCCACCTCGATCTCGGCGATGGCCGTCTCGCGCGACGGCACGCGCGTCGCTGCGGTGGTCGCCGCGGGCGGCCGCAACGTCCTCTGGGTCGCGGGCATCGTCCGCGGGCCCGAGCAGGTTCCGATCCGGCTCGGCGACCCGGTGCAGCTCGGCGTTGTATCGGGATCCGGGCGCGGGCTCGCGTGGCTCGACGACCTGTCGGTCGGCGTGCTCTCCGGCGATGCCGAGGGCTCCACGGTGCTCGAGCAGGTCGTCGGAGGCACGTCGACCACGAGCTCCGCGGCCGCGGGCATGGTCTCGATCGCCGGCGGCACGTCGCTGTCGAGCGCTCGCCTGCGCGCCGAGGACGGCACCCTCTACGTCAAGCGCGGCACGGGCTGGCAGCCGACCGCGACGGGTGCGCTCCTGCTCGCCACCCAGCAGGGGGCGCCGGAGTAG
- the hpf gene encoding ribosome hibernation-promoting factor, HPF/YfiA family — METSIVGVGVGITDRFRSVVEDKGARIEHLAPRAQRVDVKVTHRAYHNGRVEDDTVELTLTGKGPIVRAEATDGDKFTALDLAVDKLCEQLRRAKDKRVDARNHPRGAKFEKGSGAIQGIDVQPASVDVLRAVATGEIPIVTGNEEEEGYTPVVIRTKEFDPEWMSVEEAVDRMELVGHDFFLFVDNRTDHPSVVYRRKGWDYGVISLTTQAAPEAVAS; from the coding sequence ATGGAAACCAGCATCGTCGGCGTGGGAGTGGGGATCACAGATCGCTTCCGCTCGGTCGTCGAAGACAAAGGCGCCCGCATCGAACACCTCGCTCCACGCGCTCAACGCGTGGACGTCAAGGTCACGCACCGCGCGTATCACAACGGCCGCGTCGAAGACGACACGGTCGAACTGACCCTCACCGGAAAGGGCCCGATCGTCCGGGCCGAGGCCACTGACGGTGACAAGTTCACCGCGCTCGACCTTGCGGTCGACAAGCTGTGCGAGCAGCTCCGTCGCGCGAAGGACAAGCGCGTGGACGCACGCAACCACCCGCGGGGCGCCAAGTTCGAGAAGGGCAGCGGCGCCATCCAGGGGATCGACGTGCAGCCGGCATCCGTCGACGTGCTCCGCGCCGTCGCGACCGGCGAGATCCCGATCGTCACCGGCAACGAGGAGGAGGAGGGCTACACGCCCGTCGTCATCCGCACGAAGGAGTTCGACCCGGAGTGGATGTCGGTCGAGGAGGCCGTCGACCGCATGGAGCTGGTCGGCCACGACTTCTTCCTGTTCGTCGACAACCGCACCGACCACCCGAGTGTGGTCTATCGCCGAAAGGGCTGGGACTACGGCGTGATCTCGCTCACGACGCAGGCCGCGCCCGAGGCCGTCGCCTCGTAG
- a CDS encoding ComF family protein: MIPSDALAGAVRAALSDALALLLPVQCAGCGEPDAVLCAACAAAMAPRTVVRRIDPPGGALMVWSGLEFEGVPARVIRAVKEEGRTPLARALAPALVAAVQALGEPDAVLVPMPTSRAAFRRRGFRVPDLIARRAGLRVERLLQPMRRTADQRGLDRGGRRRNVAQSLSARDAAARRVVVFDDVITTGASLEEAVRALRVAGAEVVGAVTVAATARRMNGRKPRGVAFETHR, from the coding sequence ATGATCCCGTCCGATGCCCTGGCGGGCGCCGTGCGCGCCGCGCTGTCAGACGCGCTGGCCCTGCTGCTCCCGGTGCAATGCGCCGGATGCGGCGAGCCCGACGCCGTCCTGTGCGCAGCGTGTGCCGCCGCGATGGCACCGCGCACGGTCGTCCGGCGGATCGACCCGCCCGGCGGTGCGCTGATGGTGTGGAGCGGGCTGGAGTTCGAGGGCGTGCCGGCCCGGGTGATCCGCGCCGTCAAGGAGGAGGGCCGCACGCCGCTCGCGAGGGCGCTGGCGCCCGCCCTCGTCGCAGCCGTGCAGGCGCTCGGCGAACCCGACGCCGTGCTCGTGCCCATGCCGACCTCGCGTGCGGCATTCCGGCGGCGCGGGTTCCGGGTGCCCGACCTCATCGCGCGCCGAGCGGGTCTCCGTGTCGAGCGCCTGCTGCAGCCGATGCGCCGCACGGCCGATCAGCGAGGGCTCGACCGCGGCGGGCGGCGCCGCAACGTCGCGCAGAGCCTGTCGGCACGGGATGCCGCGGCCCGCCGGGTCGTCGTCTTCGACGACGTCATCACGACCGGTGCCAGCCTCGAGGAGGCCGTCCGAGCGCTGAGGGTCGCCGGGGCGGAGGTCGTGGGCGCGGTGACGGTCGCCGCCACTGCGCGCCGGATGAACGGCCGGAAGCCGCGCGGCGTCGCATTCGAAACTCACAGGTGA
- a CDS encoding ABC transporter ATP-binding protein, translated as MSDAVLRLIGVTQQYGTGPTSVSALSGVDLDVAQGELVAVMGASGSGKSTLLSIAGGLATPTTGEVVIEGAHLSTQSAKQLAALRRRSLGFVFQDFNLIPTLTAIENVTLPLELDGFRRRVARRAGRDALQSVGLDDKLDSYPDDLSGGQQQRVAIARAVVGGRRLILADEPTGALDSVTGELILRMLRSRVDAGAAAILVTHEARHAAWADRIVFLRDGRIVDETRRDGADTLLATAR; from the coding sequence GTGAGCGACGCGGTGCTGCGCCTCATCGGCGTGACGCAGCAGTACGGCACAGGTCCTACGTCGGTCTCGGCCCTGTCGGGCGTCGACCTCGACGTCGCGCAGGGCGAGCTCGTCGCGGTCATGGGCGCATCGGGCTCGGGCAAGTCGACGCTCCTGTCGATCGCGGGCGGGCTCGCGACCCCGACGACCGGCGAAGTGGTCATCGAGGGCGCGCATCTCAGCACGCAGAGCGCGAAGCAGCTCGCCGCGCTCCGCCGGCGCTCGCTCGGCTTCGTGTTCCAGGACTTCAATCTCATCCCGACGCTCACCGCGATCGAGAACGTGACGCTCCCCCTCGAGCTCGACGGCTTCCGTCGGCGCGTGGCACGGCGGGCAGGCCGCGACGCCCTTCAGTCGGTCGGCCTGGACGACAAGCTCGACAGCTACCCCGACGACCTCTCCGGCGGCCAGCAGCAGCGCGTGGCGATCGCGCGCGCCGTCGTCGGCGGGCGCCGGCTGATCCTCGCCGACGAGCCGACCGGCGCACTCGACTCGGTGACGGGCGAACTCATCCTCCGCATGCTGCGCAGCAGAGTGGATGCCGGGGCCGCCGCGATCCTCGTCACCCACGAGGCCCGGCACGCCGCCTGGGCCGACCGCATCGTCTTCCTGCGCGACGGCCGGATCGTCGACGAGACCCGCCGCGACGGCGCCGACACCCTTCTGGCGACCGCGCGATGA